The DNA sequence ACGGCAAGATCGCGGCCGAGCTAAGCGCCATCGTCAAGCACCAGCAGATCGCCAAGGGCTAAACCGCTCCGTTCCACGATTCCCGGTGCGAGTTCGATCGCGTGAGACGCGCGGCTGCCGCCGGAGAGAATTCGCCACGGCGGCGCGGCGTTGACGACGCGCAACACGCGAGCGGCGTCGTCCACGAACACCACGTCGATCCTCGCGCGCATGCCGATCGTGTGAATCAGGTTGCAGCGCGGAAACCAAATTCCGTCGTCATCGCCGACTCGGCTCTTGCGCAGAAATCCGACGGTTCGCTCGACTTCGGAGTTCGCCCGCACCACGTTACGCGCGATGACTTTATCCCGCGTGGCGTTCACCAGCACCGCCACGCTAGCCGTGCACCTGTACGGCAATAGCTACCGCGACCGAAGCGACGAGATACGGACCGAACGCAACCGGAGACTTGCCGC is a window from the Candidatus Baltobacteraceae bacterium genome containing:
- a CDS encoding DUF192 domain-containing protein, with the protein product MNATRDKVIARNVVRANSEVERTVGFLRKSRVGDDDGIWFPRCNLIHTIGMRARIDVVFVDDAARVLRVVNAAPPWRILSGGSRASHAIELAPGIVERSGLALGDLLVLDDGA